The DNA sequence CCGCTGATGCGCTGGCGGATGCGCGAATACACCCACGGCCGATGGGGCACCGAGATCGTCAAGAAGAATCCTCGGCTGGCCGAGAACATCCTGGCTGCGGTCGCCGAACTCGGGCCGAGCACCGCCGGCCAGATCGAAGCACACCTGGAATCGGAACCGCGGGGCCGCAAGGGTCCCTGGTGGGATCGCAGCGAGACCAAGTGGGTGGCCGAGGCGCTGTGGTCGTCGGGTGCCCTGACCACGGCGACGCGGGTTGGGTTCGCCCGGCATTACGATCTCAGCGAGCGGGTACTGCCGCCGGAGGTGTTCACCCGCGAGGTCGACGATCACGAGGCGGTGCGCGAGTTGGTGCTGCGCGCTGCCGGTGCGCTGGGCGTGGCCACCGAACCTGATCTGCGGGATTATTTTCGGCTCAGTCCCAAGCAGAGCAAACCCGCGGTGGCCGCACTGATCGCCGAGGGCGAGCTCGAGGAGGTCGAAGTCGCCGGCTGGTCGGCGCCCGGTTACCTGCGGGCGGGCCAGATCGTGCCGCGCGCCGAACGGGGCACCGCGCTGCTGTGCCCATTCGATCCGCTGATCTTCTTCCGGCCGCGGGTCCAGCGGTTGTTCGGTTTCGAGTACCGCATCGAGATCTACACCCCGGCGCCCAAACGCAAGTTCGGTTACTACGTGTGGCCGTTCCTGCTCGACGGCCGACTGGTGGGGCGGGTGGATCTCAAGGCCGACCGTAATGCGGGTGCGCTCAACGTGATTGGTGCCTTCGCCGAGGACGGGGCCGACGCGACGCGCGTGGTGCCTGCGCTCGGTGCCGAGTTGCAGTCGATGGCGAGTTGGCTGGGCCTGGGCACGGTCAGTGTGGGGGACCGGGGAGAGCTGGCTGCGCCGCTGCGCGCGGTGGTGTAGGCCGCGAGCCGGCCTGCTCACTCGATACCCCCTGTCAGCGACCTCTTGTCAGCGCCATTCGATAGGGTTCACCGCGTGTCTGAACGCCTCGTGATGAAGTCCGTGAACTCCCGCCTCGCTGCCGAACTGGAGGTCGAGGAGGCTCGGGTGGCTGCCGCGGTGCGCCTTCTCGACGAGGGCTCGACGGTTCCGTTCATCGCCCGCTACCGCAAGGAGGTCACCGGTGGCCTCGATGACGGTCAGCTTCGCACCCTCGAGGAGCGTTTGGCGTACCTGCGCGAGCTTGACCAGCGCCGCACAGCGGTGCTGGCCTCGATCGAGGAGCAGGGCCAGCTCACCGACGCGCTGCGTGCCGCCCTGTTCGCGGCTGACACGAAGGCGCGGGTGGAAGACATCTACCTGCCCTATAAGCCCAAGCGGCGGACCAAAGCCCAGATCGCGCGTGAGGCTGGTCTGGAACCTCTGGCGGATCGTCTGCTGGCTGATCCGTCACTGTGCCCGGAGACTATCGCCGCGGAATTCCTCAACGAGGATGTCGCCGACGCCGCTGCCGCGCTCGAGGGCGCGAGAAACATCGTGGTTGAGCGTGCGGCGGAGAACGCCGAATTGGTGGGCGCTGTTCGGGAGAAGTTCTGGTCGGACGGTTCAGTGCGAACCAAACCGTGGTCTGAGGAAGCGGCGAAAACTCCAGCGGGGCAGAAGTTCCGAGACTACTTCGACTTCTCCGAATCGCTGGAGACCATGCCGTCACATCGAGTGCTCGCGGTGATGAGAGGCGAGAAGGAGCAAGTCCTTTCACTGACTCTCGATGGCGGCGATGACGAACCGTACCAGGCGATGATTGCCCAGGCTCTCGGCATCGACATGGCGGCGAACGCCCCGGCGACCCCATGGTTGAAGGGTGCCGTCGAATGGGCGTGGCGGACCCGGCTGATCGTATCGGCGTCGATTGACGCCCGGGTGCGGCTGCGGCAACGCGCGGAGGCCGACGCGGTGACGGTGTTCGCCCGCAACCTCAAGGATCTGCTGCTGGCGGCTCCCGCAGGTGATCGCACCACATTGGGTCTGGACCCCGGCTTTCGGACCGGGGTCAAGGTGGCGGTGGTGGACGGTACCGGCAAGGTCGTCGACACCTGTGCCGTCTTCCCGCATCAGCCGCAACGGCAGTGGGATCAAGCCAAGGCGACGCTTGCCGCGCTCGTGGCTCGGCACGGTGTGCAGTTGATCGCGATAGGCAATGGCACTGCGTCACGCGAAACAGATGCTTTGGCAACCGAACTCATCGCCGATATTCGCAGCTCCGGCGGCGCGGCACCGGCCAAGGCGGTGGTCAGCGAGGCGGGCGCTTCGGTCTACTCCGCATCAGCCTATGCCGCGCACGAACTGCCGGAGCTCGATGTGACATTGCGCGGGGCGGTATCCATCGCCCGGCGGCTGCAGGACCCGCTGGCCGAGCTGGTGAAGATCGAACCGAAGTCGATCGGGGTCGGCCAATACCAACATGACGTCACGCCAGGCACCTTGGCGCGCAGCCTGGACGCGGTTGTCGAGGACGCGGTGAACGCCGTGGGCGTCGACCTGAATACGGCGTCAGTGCCGCTGCTGGCCCGCGTTTCGGGTGTCTCGGAGTCGTTGGCAGAGGCGATCGTCGCCCACCGTGACGAGACGGGGCCGTTCCCGAATCGCAAGGCGCTCTTGAAGGTTCCGCGCCTGGGGCCCAAGGCTTTTGAGCAATGTGCCGGATTCTTGCGAATCCGTGGTGGTGACGACCCGCTCGATGCTTCCGGTGTGCACCCTGAGTCCTATCCGGTGGTGCGGCGCATCCTTGATCGATCGGGCCTGACGTTGGCTGAGTTGATCGGCAACGAGCGGTCACTGCGGACGTTGAAGCCTGCCGAGTTCGCCGATGACCGGTTCGGTATTCCGACCGTCACCGACATCCTCGCTGAGTTGGAGAAGCCGGGTCGCGATCCGCGGCCTGCCTTCACGACGGCCACATTCGCCGCCGGTGTGGAGAAGGTCGCCGATCTCAAGCCGGGCATGGTGCTGGAGGGTGTCGTCACCAACGTGGCGGCGTTCGGTGCTTTCGTTGACGTCGGTGTGCACCAGGACGGCCTGGTACATGTGTCGGCGATGTCGGATCGATTCGTGTCCGATCCGCACGAAGTCGTGAAGTCCGGGCAGGTGGTGAAGGTCAAGGTTCTCGACGTCGATGTGGATCGGCAACGTATCGCTCTGACCCTGCGTCTCAAGGACGACGCGCAGCGCGGGCAAGGAAAGCGCCCTGAGCGCGGCGGTGGCGCCAAGCCTGCCCCGGAGAAACGGTCGAACCCGAAGCGTGGCAACGGCAACGTCTCCGAGCGTCGCAAGCCAGCCCCCGCAACAGGGTCGATGGCCGATGCGTTGCGCAATGCCGGATTCGGCCGCTGACGGACTGAGTCGACCCGAGGGACCAGCTCAGCGGAATGTCGTTGTCGCCCTTGGACTCCTGGTAGCGAGTGGACAGTACACCGTACTGCTCGCGGATCCGCTGTTGTTGCTGCTGCAGTTCGGTGCGCAGCGGTTCGGCCTCGGAGTCCACCAGTTCGGGAATCGAGGCTGACCGTAATGCGGGTGCGCTCAACGTGATTGGCGCCTTTGCCGAGGACGGGGTCGACGCGATGCGGGTGGTGCCCGCGCTCGGTGCCGAGCTGCAGTCGATGGCGGGTTGGCTGGCCCTGGGCGCGGTCAGTGTGGGGGACCGGGGCGAGCTGGTGGTGCCGCTGCGCTCCGCACTGTGACGGCATGCCGACTGCGGTTGCTAGGTAAGGCTTTTCGCGACTTCCCGTACCCAGCGACCACGGTCGAGCGGGGTCAGTCGTGCGTGGGCTGCGGATCTGAGACGGCCACCCCGCGCACCCGGTTGACGATGAACACCACCACCCCGATGCCCAGCCAGACCAGGCCACCGACACATGCAGCAGGCAGAAGCTGAACAGGGCGCCGAAGTTGACCAGGGACGAGATCAATCCGATCTGGCCGACGAAGAACAGCACCAGGACAACGCTGATCGCACTGACGGTGAGGATGGCCGCCATCGGAACCTGCCGTGAGCTGACCTTGGACAGATAGCTGGGCAGTTGGCGGTCGCGGCTCATGGAGTAGAGCAGCCGGCTGGTGGCGGCCTGGGCGGCCATCGCGTTGGCGAAGCCGACCGCCAGGACGTTGACCGCGAAGAACGCGTTCATCCAGCCGGTGTTCGAGGCAGCCTTGACGAGGTCGAAGAACGCATTGCCCACTTCGTCGTCGCTGAACGAGGCGCGACCGCCGGCCAGCAGACTGGCCAGCCAGGTCTGGGCGATGAACAGGAAGGCGACGATGAACAGCGAGCCGATCATCGCCTTGCCGGCGGGATTCTTCTTGCCGGTGGATTCTTCTGCGAGAGTGGAGATTCCGTCGAACCCGAGGAAACTGAGCACCGCGATCGACAGCGCGGAGGCGATCAGGGGAGCGCTGACGGTCCCGGGGTTCCAGATCGGAGTGGTGCTCCAGCCGACGTTGGGCAACGATCCGCCGCTGATGGCCCGAACGGCGATGTAGACGAAGATCGCCACGAACACCAGCTCGATGGCCAGGAACACCCGGTTGGCGATCTTCAGTGAGTCCACGCCGAGCAGGTTGATGACGGTGTTGACCAGGACGAACAAGATGGCCCACAGCCACCGCGGGGTACCGGGGAACAACCCGATCATCGATTCGGCGGCGAAGACGTAGAGCAGCGTGGGCACCAGAACGTAGTCCAGCAGGATCGCCCAGCCGGCGAAGAATCCGACATCGGGGTGGATGCCGCGCCCGACGTAGGAGAACACCGATCCGGCCAGCGGGAAGGACTTGGCCATCTGAGCGTAGGCGAGCGCGGTGAACACCATCGCGATCAGTCCGATGAGATAGACAAGCGGGACCATGCCGGAGGCACCGTTGTACACCGTGCCGAAGATCGCCCACGGTGCGATCGGGACCATGAAGACCAGGCCGTAGACGAGCAGGTCGACGGTTCCCACCGACCGGTGCAGTTCCTGCTGGTAGCCAAAGGATTCCAGGGTGCGCTGGCCGTCCGGTTCGGCGGCGCGTGCCGAGATGTCCATATCGGTGTGTCCTGTCATGTCGGGGATCAGATGCCGGTGTCGTGGGCGGCGAGGAACGCGGCGACGACGGCGCGGAACCCCTCGGGGTTTTCCAGGTGACTGCAGTGGCTGGTGTTCGGGAAGACGTGGCTGACGGCACCGGGGATGTGCTCGACGTACGGTGCCCAGGTGGCCGGTGTCGCCTCGTCGAACTCTCCGGCGATGACCAGGGTGGGGGCGCTGATGTTGGGCAGCCGGTCGATGATGGTCCAGTCGCGCAACGTCCCGACCACGTGAAATTCGTTGGGGCCGTTCATGGTGTGGTAGACGGTGGGTTCGGCTTCCATCTGAGCGACGGTGTCGACGAAGTCCTGGGGCGTCGGGTCGACGCGGCACACATGCCGGCGGTAGAACTCGTCGGTGGCCGCCAGGTACTCGGGGTCGGTGACGGTGTCGTCGGCCTCGTGGCGATCGAGTGCTGCCTGGACCTCGGGCGGAAGTTGCGCGCGTAGTTCGGCGGCGCCCTGCACCCACAGCTCCATCGAGGCCGGAGAGTTGCAGATGGACAACGAGATGAGGCCGGCCGGCCGCTGCACCGCGATCTCGGCGCCGAGCATGCCGCCCCAGGATTGGCCGAGTAGGTGGTAGCGCTCGATGCCGAGGGCCTGGCGGACGGCGTGGAACTCCTCGACGAACAGCGCGGGCGTCCAGAAGTCGGCCGGCGCGTCCGGAAGGTGGGTGCTCGCACCGCAGCCGATCTGGTCGTAATGGATGACTACCCGCCCGGTCTCCTCGGCGAGTGCGGCGATGTTGGCGACATAGTGGTGCGCCATGCCGGGACCGCCGTGCAGAACGAACAGGGGAAGCGCGCCGTCGAGCGGGTCGGTCGGAGTCGTGATCTGGACCCAGGTGTGGTGTTCACGAAACGGCACCATCTGCGTGTTCACTGGCATATCGATCAGCATGGACCGGTAAAGGTCTCATAGCAAGACCATTGAACGGGAATTAACATCGTGGTGACGAAGGAGGACGGGGCCGATGGCTCATGACGGCGCAGCGGCTGGTCCGGGGCTGCTCAGTACGCAGCTCGACTCCTCCTCCCGGGTCGACGAGATCACCGACCGGCTGGTGACGGCCATCGCGATCGGTGAGTACCTGCCCGGGGCCCGGCTCCCGGTGGAGCGCGAGCTCGCCGCGTCGCTAGGGGTGGGTCGGATGACGGTGCGGGCCGCTCTGGCCCGGCTGGTCGAGCGCGGGTTGCTGGAGACCCGGCGGGGCCGCGGTGGCGGCTCCTACGTCCTGGATCAATGGCCCGAGTCGTCCACCGATGCGGTGGGGCGCACGCTGAGCATGCGCCTGGGTGAGTTGCGCGACCGCTGCGACGCGGTTTGCCGACTACAGGGTGTTGTCGCGCGAGCCGCAGCCGAATCGCGCACCCACACTGATCTGGAGCTGATGCGCAGCCGGCTGGCGGCCTACCGCGCGGCCGGTACCGGACTGCCCGCCCAGCAGGCCGACAGTCAGTTCCACTTGACGATCATGGATGCCGCCCACAATGACGTTCTCAAACAGCTTCTGCTGGACCTTAAATCGACGGTCAGCATTGGATCACCGGCGCACCTGTGGGGCGAACCGTCGACCATGCCGACGATGGAGCTGCGTGCGCTACACGAGCATGAGGAAATGGTGGCGGCCATCGCGGCCGGTCGCGGTGACGACGCGGACGCCCTGGCGCGCCACCACGGAGCCATCGATTTCGAGCTGATCACCACCGCGATGCGCCGCGCCGGAGTGTTGACGGACTGAGTCGATCCGAGGGATCAGCTCAGCGGAATGTCGTTGTCGCCCTTGGATTCCTGGTAACGGGCGGACAGTACACCGTACTGCTCGCGGATCCGCTGTTGTTGCTGCTGCAGTTCGGTGCGCAGCGGTTCGGCCTCGGAGTCCACCAGTTCGGGAATCGAGTACGCCGTCCAGAAAGCGTTGCTGCGCCGGTAGCCCCCGGGTTGCAGTCCGAACACTTCGGACAGGATCTTCAGGTCGTGCGGGATCGCGAAGCTGTCCCGGGAATCCTCGTGGCTGAAGAAGTAGTAGAAGTTGTCGAAGCCGGCCCAGGTGATCGCCGACATGCACATGGTGCACGGCTCGTGCGTCGACAGGAATATCAGATCGCCCGGTGCTGGCCGCCCGGGCAGCTCGTAGAACCGCTTGAGAGTGTGAATCTCGCCGTGCCACAACGGGTTCTCGGTCTCGCCATTGGTTTCGGCCACCACCACCGACAGGTCCGCCTTACGCAGTACTGCCGCCCCGAACACTTTGTTGCCGGCTGTCACACCACCATCGGTCAACGGCAGGATGTCGTACTCCATCACGTCCAGCAGGCGCGCGGCGATCGTCGGCATGGCCCACGTTAACGCGGGTCGAGGCCCGGCGCGCGCCGGACGATCACCCGGCCCGCGCCACCGTCCGGCGATCCGGAATGCGCCCGAGTCCCAAGTGCCCCCGCAACGTCGTCGTGGTGTATTCCCGCCGGAACAGTCCGCGCTGCCGCAGGATCGGGATCACATGCTCGACGAACAGCTCCAGCCCGGAGGGAAAGACATCGGGCATCAGGTTGAACCCGTCGACCGCACCCGCCACGAACCACTCCTCGATGGCATCGGCGATCTGTTCGGGACCGCCGATGACCAGTCGGTGCCAGGTGATCACCCGCTCGAGCAGTTCGCGCACCGTCAAGCGTTCCCGGCGGGCCAGATTGACCACGATGTCGCGGGCGCCCTGCGAACCGGCATCGGTCACGGCACCGTCGAGCAACCACTGCGGTAGCGGCTGATCCCAGGACAGCTCCGCCGGGTTGACCGACAACTGCGCTGCCAGATGGGCCAGGCGCCGCTCGCCGGCCAACTCGTTGAGTTCGTCGTGACGTCGCCGCGCCTCTGCCTCGGTGCTGCCGAGCACGAACGACAGCCCAGGCATGATGCGGATGGCGTCTCGTGGCCGGCCGTGCGCGACGGTGCGCGCCTTGAGGTCCGCAGCGTTGCGCAGCGCATCGGGCAGCGAGGCCTGGGCGGCGAACACACCGTCGGCGTAGCGGGCGGCGAGGTCCAGACCACCCGGCGACCCACCGGCCTGGAACAGCACCGGGTGGCCCTGCGGGGTGCGGGGCAACGTGAGTGGGCCGTCGACGGAAAAGAACTCGCCGCGATGCCCGATCGTGTGGATAGCGCCCGGGCGGCTGAACGCGCCGGAGGCCTTGTCGGCGAGCACCGCGTCGTCATCCCACGAATCCCACAGCGCGCGAACCACATCGATGAACTCGGCGGCCCGCCGGTAACGCTGGGCGCGGTCCGGCTGCGCGGTGCCGCCGAAGTTGTTCCAGGCATAGGGGTCGCTACTGGTCACCACGTTCCACGCCACCCGGCCCCGGCTGAGGTGATCCAGCGACGCGAAGCGTCGGGCGACGTTGTAGGGCTCCTCGAACGATGTCGACACCGTCGCGATCAACCCCAGATGGGTGGTCACCGATGCCAGCGTCGACAGCAGGATCAGCGGATCCAGCGCCAGCGGCGGGGCCACGAGCGGTTCGCCGGGGTTCTGGAACAACGACGGACTGTCGGCCAGGAACAGCGCATCGAGCGTGCCCCTTTCGGCGATCCGCGCCAGGTTGGTCCAGAACGACAGGTCGGTGAACCAGTTCGGGTCGGCCCCGGGGTACTGCCAGGCCGCCGGGTGCATTCCGTCGGACAGGACATTGACCCCGAGGTGTAGTTGGCGGGTGCTCACCCCGGGTTCCCCGGCAGGGCCAGCTTCTTCACCTCGGGATCGGTGGCGATGAACTGCTGGACCCGAGGATCCTTGAACGCCTTGATGAGGTTCTGGACGTTCGGGGTGTCGATGTAGTTGCTGCCCACCGTGAGTACCGAGGCGAACTCGTCGGGCGACTTCGGCGCGAAGATCAGCTTGTCCTCGCTGACGCCGGCGGCCAGGAACGACTCCGCATAGCCGACGACGGCGTCCAGATCCGGCAGGGCGCGTGGCTGCGCACCGAAGTCCAGCAGGGTGAACTGCAGATTCTTCGGGTTGGCGACGATGTCCTTGATGGTCAGCGCGGTGATGTCGGCGTCCGGACGCAGAGTGACCAGGCCGGCCTGCGCCAGGTACCAGATGCCCTGGGCGTTGTTGGCCGGATCGGCCAGTAGCGACACCTTCGCCCCGTCCGGGAGGTCCTGCGGCGTCCGGTACTTGTCCGACCAGATGCCGAACACCCAATGGAAGAACGGCCCGGTGGCGGCCTGCTCCTTGAAACCGGGGTTGGCGTCGAGTACCTGCTGCAGCCAATGTCGGTGTTGGAAAATGGTGCCCGCGTAACGCCCATCGCTGACGGCCTGGTTGATCTGGGTGCTGTCCCCGAGCCCGACCGCGCCGACCTTGACGTTGTAGTCGCGGGCGACGTTGGCGGCGATGTAGTCGATGATCGCCTTCTCGGCAGGATTGGAATCCAGGTAGACGACATCGAGCGTCGCTCCGGCAGTCTCGTTGGCCGATGTCGTGCCACTGCCGCGCTGAACGATGAAATAGGTTGCGGCCGCGACGATGACGACAATCGCGGCAACGAGATACGGCCAGCGCCGCCGATTCTTGAGGGTGAAGCCGTGCGGCTGCGCCGCAACCGACTCGTCGATGCTCATACTTCGAGAAGGCTGCTGCACACCAACGCAATTGCCCAGGTTTGCGATCACCGCGATCGACTCTCGGTGATCGCAAGGCGCTAGCGGTCAAGCGCTCGGATCAGAAGTTCCTTGATCTCGAACGTCGTGTCTTCAAGTGATCGGACCCGTCGGCCCGAGACGCCTCCAGCGCGGCGACGCGTGCCTCCAGATCCGCGAGTGTGGACATGGGCCGAGTCTACGAGCGCGTCGAGACCCTGTCAGTGCACTGCGCATACCCCCTCGGCGCTACTGTTCTCCCGTGGCCGAGACTGCGCCGCTGCGCGTACAGCTGATCGCCAAGACCGAGTTCCTGGCGCCGCCCGAGGTGCCATGGAGCACCGACGCCGACGGCGGCGAGGCGCTGCTGGAGTTCGCCGGCCGCGCCTGCTACCAGAGCTGGTCCAAACCCAACCCGCGCACCGCCACCAACGCCGGCTACCTCAAACACATCATCGACGTCGGCCACTTCTCGGTGCTCGAACACGCCTCGGTGTCCTTCTACATCACCGGTATCTCCCGCTCGTGCACCCACGAACTGATCCGGCACCGCCACCTGAGCTACTCACAGCTGTCCCAGCGCTACGTCCCCGAGAACGAAGCCCAGGTGGTGGTACCGCCCGGCCTGGAGGACGACCCCGAACTCCAGCAGATCCTGCTGGCTGCTGCCGACGCCAGCCGGGCCGCCTACATCGAGCTGCTGGCCAAGCTGGAAGCCAAGTTCGCTGACCAGCCCAATGCGGTGCTGCGCCGCAAGCAGGCCCGCCAGGCCGCCCGGGCCGTCCTGCCCAACGACACCGAGACCCGCATCGTGGTCACCGGCAACTACCGCGCCTGGCGCCACTTCATCGCCATGCGGGCCAGCGAGCATGC is a window from the Mycolicibacterium anyangense genome containing:
- a CDS encoding winged helix-turn-helix domain-containing protein, which translates into the protein MTRLTADQARRIAVAAQGLAEPKPSGPVTRAHLRRLISRIQVLQLDSVSVAVRAHYAPVFSRLGPYDRDVLDKAAWSHSARSPRLLVEYWAHEAALMAVEDWPLMRWRMREYTHGRWGTEIVKKNPRLAENILAAVAELGPSTAGQIEAHLESEPRGRKGPWWDRSETKWVAEALWSSGALTTATRVGFARHYDLSERVLPPEVFTREVDDHEAVRELVLRAAGALGVATEPDLRDYFRLSPKQSKPAVAALIAEGELEEVEVAGWSAPGYLRAGQIVPRAERGTALLCPFDPLIFFRPRVQRLFGFEYRIEIYTPAPKRKFGYYVWPFLLDGRLVGRVDLKADRNAGALNVIGAFAEDGADATRVVPALGAELQSMASWLGLGTVSVGDRGELAAPLRAVV
- a CDS encoding Tex family protein, encoding MKSVNSRLAAELEVEEARVAAAVRLLDEGSTVPFIARYRKEVTGGLDDGQLRTLEERLAYLRELDQRRTAVLASIEEQGQLTDALRAALFAADTKARVEDIYLPYKPKRRTKAQIAREAGLEPLADRLLADPSLCPETIAAEFLNEDVADAAAALEGARNIVVERAAENAELVGAVREKFWSDGSVRTKPWSEEAAKTPAGQKFRDYFDFSESLETMPSHRVLAVMRGEKEQVLSLTLDGGDDEPYQAMIAQALGIDMAANAPATPWLKGAVEWAWRTRLIVSASIDARVRLRQRAEADAVTVFARNLKDLLLAAPAGDRTTLGLDPGFRTGVKVAVVDGTGKVVDTCAVFPHQPQRQWDQAKATLAALVARHGVQLIAIGNGTASRETDALATELIADIRSSGGAAPAKAVVSEAGASVYSASAYAAHELPELDVTLRGAVSIARRLQDPLAELVKIEPKSIGVGQYQHDVTPGTLARSLDAVVEDAVNAVGVDLNTASVPLLARVSGVSESLAEAIVAHRDETGPFPNRKALLKVPRLGPKAFEQCAGFLRIRGGDDPLDASGVHPESYPVVRRILDRSGLTLAELIGNERSLRTLKPAEFADDRFGIPTVTDILAELEKPGRDPRPAFTTATFAAGVEKVADLKPGMVLEGVVTNVAAFGAFVDVGVHQDGLVHVSAMSDRFVSDPHEVVKSGQVVKVKVLDVDVDRQRIALTLRLKDDAQRGQGKRPERGGGAKPAPEKRSNPKRGNGNVSERRKPAPATGSMADALRNAGFGR
- a CDS encoding proline iminopeptidase-family hydrolase; protein product: MPVNTQMVPFREHHTWVQITTPTDPLDGALPLFVLHGGPGMAHHYVANIAALAEETGRVVIHYDQIGCGASTHLPDAPADFWTPALFVEEFHAVRQALGIERYHLLGQSWGGMLGAEIAVQRPAGLISLSICNSPASMELWVQGAAELRAQLPPEVQAALDRHEADDTVTDPEYLAATDEFYRRHVCRVDPTPQDFVDTVAQMEAEPTVYHTMNGPNEFHVVGTLRDWTIIDRLPNISAPTLVIAGEFDEATPATWAPYVEHIPGAVSHVFPNTSHCSHLENPEGFRAVVAAFLAAHDTGI
- a CDS encoding FadR/GntR family transcriptional regulator, yielding MAHDGAAAGPGLLSTQLDSSSRVDEITDRLVTAIAIGEYLPGARLPVERELAASLGVGRMTVRAALARLVERGLLETRRGRGGGSYVLDQWPESSTDAVGRTLSMRLGELRDRCDAVCRLQGVVARAAAESRTHTDLELMRSRLAAYRAAGTGLPAQQADSQFHLTIMDAAHNDVLKQLLLDLKSTVSIGSPAHLWGEPSTMPTMELRALHEHEEMVAAIAAGRGDDADALARHHGAIDFELITTAMRRAGVLTD
- a CDS encoding nucleoside deaminase, translating into MPTIAARLLDVMEYDILPLTDGGVTAGNKVFGAAVLRKADLSVVVAETNGETENPLWHGEIHTLKRFYELPGRPAPGDLIFLSTHEPCTMCMSAITWAGFDNFYYFFSHEDSRDSFAIPHDLKILSEVFGLQPGGYRRSNAFWTAYSIPELVDSEAEPLRTELQQQQQRIREQYGVLSARYQESKGDNDIPLS
- a CDS encoding LLM class flavin-dependent oxidoreductase — translated: MSTRQLHLGVNVLSDGMHPAAWQYPGADPNWFTDLSFWTNLARIAERGTLDALFLADSPSLFQNPGEPLVAPPLALDPLILLSTLASVTTHLGLIATVSTSFEEPYNVARRFASLDHLSRGRVAWNVVTSSDPYAWNNFGGTAQPDRAQRYRRAAEFIDVVRALWDSWDDDAVLADKASGAFSRPGAIHTIGHRGEFFSVDGPLTLPRTPQGHPVLFQAGGSPGGLDLAARYADGVFAAQASLPDALRNAADLKARTVAHGRPRDAIRIMPGLSFVLGSTEAEARRRHDELNELAGERRLAHLAAQLSVNPAELSWDQPLPQWLLDGAVTDAGSQGARDIVVNLARRERLTVRELLERVITWHRLVIGGPEQIADAIEEWFVAGAVDGFNLMPDVFPSGLELFVEHVIPILRQRGLFRREYTTTTLRGHLGLGRIPDRRTVARAG
- a CDS encoding MetQ/NlpA family ABC transporter substrate-binding protein, whose protein sequence is MSIDESVAAQPHGFTLKNRRRWPYLVAAIVVIVAAATYFIVQRGSGTTSANETAGATLDVVYLDSNPAEKAIIDYIAANVARDYNVKVGAVGLGDSTQINQAVSDGRYAGTIFQHRHWLQQVLDANPGFKEQAATGPFFHWVFGIWSDKYRTPQDLPDGAKVSLLADPANNAQGIWYLAQAGLVTLRPDADITALTIKDIVANPKNLQFTLLDFGAQPRALPDLDAVVGYAESFLAAGVSEDKLIFAPKSPDEFASVLTVGSNYIDTPNVQNLIKAFKDPRVQQFIATDPEVKKLALPGNPG
- the thyX gene encoding FAD-dependent thymidylate synthase, encoding MAETAPLRVQLIAKTEFLAPPEVPWSTDADGGEALLEFAGRACYQSWSKPNPRTATNAGYLKHIIDVGHFSVLEHASVSFYITGISRSCTHELIRHRHLSYSQLSQRYVPENEAQVVVPPGLEDDPELQQILLAAADASRAAYIELLAKLEAKFADQPNAVLRRKQARQAARAVLPNDTETRIVVTGNYRAWRHFIAMRASEHADVEIRRLAIACLRELVQVAPSVFADFEITELSDGTEVATSPLATEI